In the genome of Manduca sexta isolate Smith_Timp_Sample1 unplaced genomic scaffold, JHU_Msex_v1.0 HiC_scaffold_2688, whole genome shotgun sequence, the window TGCAATTTGCAATAGCGATTTGACTAAATGGCCGTACGACACGCAATCTTGCAGTGTTAAGTTCGGAGTATGGAAAAATAAGAATAACACAGTGAGACTTAAAACGGCTGGACGTGCTGTACGTATGATTGGTGCTGATTACGGAATGGAGTGGGATATAATAGATTACAAGCAAGAGGAGAATCAGGGCGGGAGACCCAACTAACAATGACATTTGTGATAGAGCGACACGCGGAGACGGTAGCTGCTACGCTCATTTATCCATCTATAGCACTTTCTACATTATCAATAGTTTCTTTTACTTTGGATGTGAGAAGAATGACACGTTTCGGACTCGTCTGTTTTAATATAGCGAATCATTTTTCATTCTTGACAGAGTTGCAGGAGAATATGCCTGGTCATAGTTTTACACGCCTAGTGTTTTGTTCTATTACCGAGGCTCGATGTTGACCAACATATTCCTTTTCTCTTGACTCTTATGTTGGCTGGTATGTGCAAGAGAGAGGTGCCTCCCCTTTGGGTCTCTTTCGTTAATGATATCGTATACAAAGGCCGAGGGAAGATGCTGGTTTGGCCTAAATGGGAATCGGAGGTGGGTGCCAACGAATTCGCTGAACAGTGGActaattttgcaaatataattaacagtgtattctttattgttactgttattgtttatgtgtgtctatattttgtttatatgccCCAACCAACGccattgaattattaaaaaatgtgttttcgcagtaaattaaaaactttttaatatgtttttgtagtaATCGGTAACATAGCAGAATATCGATAAAGAATCTGTTTATGCTGTGGCAAATAaatgttgtattattttgttttaaattactcAAATTATGAAGTTTTCAATTACACcgcttaataattatgaaggcGTTTATTGTCTGGAAACCGAGGGCTAATGTTACATAATTTGCTATAAATACGAACAAATTGTGCGCTGAATTTTGGCCAATCTTGAAGACAGGTGGGAGAGGTCACAACACAAAAAACACCTTGTACCAAAGCCGCAATCCAAAAAATTCTTGTTACACTACAACAGAAAAgggttcaataaataatatttaggctGTTTTTTAATGGCTACTAGTCtatgtttttataagttttagtcTCCTATTTGAGTATATAAAACTCTGCATTTTCCCAACCCACCTATAGttgatttataaaagtaaattcatGACGAGTGGTCATAATTTTCATATGGTTAATGGTCATAATTTTctccaaatatatttagaaatcaaTATATCTTCGAATAGGTCGATATGAATCCTTGGGGATCTTTTggggaaggcccatgttcagcagtggacgtcctgcggctgatgataatgatatttagaaaataaaaagtgtataacctagttgggagtagaacatactgacgagacgaatgtccgcaggttcacacGCAAGGAAATGACATGTgtattcttaataaattatcgGCTACTTTAACGACGAAAGaaatcgcgaggaaacctgcatatcagAAAAGTTTTccttaataatttcaaaggtgtgaGGAATACGCACAAAATTACCAGGAACagaatatttaaagtttaaagttgatttacttttgtggctgatcGTACATTGCTTGACATGATTTCTTTTGATATATTCGCAAGCAGTAGCGTAGCTTGATTTAGAggggccctatatctatatttcttGGGGGTCCTTCaaggcagtgcgaacttttgggcacccgcttagtttaatataggtatgggccaagaggggccctaAAGCTCAAGGGACCCGGATCACTGACACAGCTGATGCGGTGGTAGCTACGCCCCTATTCATAAGctaaaattgtaaaaagatAACACAAGATCGAAAAATCTAATACtccaataaaaaatcttttgatcTCTCTATGCTTTTTGCTGTGGCATTCCTCCGTAAGGCTGGCACGGTTTGAGAGGGATAACTAATGTTATTTTTCGCCCTTCAAGAGGTCATTTATCAGTCTGCCGAGCGGGTGACGTACCTCCACTGTACCTGAGAATGACACCGATAATTTGTGCGCAACCATAATGTTCTATAATTTGTATAGAACAATTCAAGTGAAATTTCAAGAGCATTCAAATACATACAAATGACAATTATTcatcgactccaaaattggtaagaAGTAGGTaacgttaaattatattttgattttaaatggtttttgaaggcggttaaatttcttgataatgttttttaagaTGAACATAGTACTATTaatcattgttattataataaatgcagtACCCATGTTATTATTCTGCTATACCTAAAAACGAATGTAGGTAATAATACTGAAAATTATAGTTGAAACTATGAAAAGCACCCAATAAATATTAGTTGTACtcagtgcaaaaataaaacgcttcgGTGCGGCGGGCGGATTCAATAGTTAAAGGATATTGGAACAGAAGTAACAGTTACCGTAACTTTTACTGTCGACTATAGATAGCTAACTTTAGTTAAATGTTCGTAAGTTATTGAGACCGGCGATAACTTGTCATAATTCAGTTAGTGTGTTCTGAACATTATCATCGTAATTAAACGCCAAACTATATTTAGCGATAGTTGTGCTAAACTCGCTGCGAACGCTACATTACTGAATTTATAAATCGTACAACGCATGGAGTTACTACCGCACTCAGACAAGTGACAATTCCAATCATCAATGCAGTGTTTTTTGGATTTGATTATTTATGACGTGACGAGAGATTATAAAACGTGTTGGATATGTTTTGGAAAATACTAAATGATAACAATGATGGAGTTTTAGGATGCCATCTTTTATATAACGTTTTTCtcatatttagttaaaatattaagtgttaATTCGCTCTGTGCATGAAAGTGACTGAATTACAAAAACggtctaatgatttcttatgtttacgcgaatattcgatttaaaattaaactattatatgaactttattgcggttttttatgttataattttctgacgtttcgaagactttgctgccttcgtggtcacgggaggaCGTCTACTGCGAAGTAAAGTTATTCCAGGGTGTTAGTTAGTGTTTAAGATTTTAGTATGAGGTGTAAAAAGTGTCAGATCGATGTTGGTATctcttttacaaatattgaggTGGCGTGACAGCTTTATTGGTTTTGGTAGAACCCAAACAACCTCGCTGCTTCCACATTTATTGATTTCCTTTTATATTGGTTAGCATCTATGATTCTTCTAgaattattactagcttttgctcgcggcttcgcccatgtgaaagagtttttctcggaataaaaagtacacTATATCCTTCACTAGGTCTCCTATCTCCATAACAACATCACAGTCAATTCGGGAGTTTTtgggtttatcgcgttcaaatagacagatgcggcggggtcTTTTCCTTATATGTAAGTAGGTGaggattatttaatattagttgAACATTTTGCTGGTAAGCGGaagattttatgaataaaacaaaacacctTCTAGCATGGTGTTTATTAGACCCATCAcgtctttaaaaaaattgcaaacgaACTTAAGTTTCATGATAACATAATCCAATATCAACTGAAATACggcgatataattttatctccATCCTCCACTCTAAATAGCGATGGGGGATAACGAATAATTGAAAACCGTTTGCCGAACTCCGCCGGAAATGCATCGGAAATTGACGCAACATCCTCTCGTAAAATTTTAAGCTATGGCTGCGAGTGGCACGGTTTAGATGACGGTAACGGTCAGGCTCTGGAGTTTGTGCGGTTTTGGATAAGATTTTTCTTTTGGTAGCAACATCATTTAGTTCTGATTCTTTttttggtttgaatgacgagacgagcttgccgttcgcctgatgataagcgatacgaccacccataaacaatagaaacaccatccaacaccttgaattacaaagtattgtttggttttccattgcgctcgccatccgagacatgagtcttattatgtccagtagttccactggctacaatgttcttgaaACCGGAACACCGGTATcaacacctctgtctaccctttgaaaaggaaaaagtgatgctatatatacatatgttacgttatatttaataaataaattaccaggCCAAGGGCGGTAGACGATATCATTACCAATCGTAATGTTTTACCGATTCGATAACTaacaattcaatataaatttcgCAGGACATTTTCGTAGCATCGCAATTAACATTAGTATCGCTATGTCGAGACTGCCGCACCAGACATGATGAATATTTCTGAACTGATTTAAGTTCATATTGCAACCAATGTCATTTATAATTAGATATCAGGAACCGAAGGTGAATTCTAGATATCAATATTTAACCAAGTGTTAAGAGGTAGAAATCATGAAATTTttgatattaacattatttttttaatcgagAACAAtgatatataatgtatatacatatataaaaataaatccctatttcccttggtcacgctatcacgcgtgaacggctggaccgatttcactatttattttgttgtgtttgttattgtcaggagaaggttcttatgaaagaaaaaaatcaaaaaattgcgcggaaaattagaaaatttaagaaaacttaacgataatattaatttatctaactgtcagttgtttgaaataattgtcagcgattgatagaatgcgtACTTCAAATGCCTACTTAGACAGGACAacttctgtcgggtcagctagtattttaataaaataaaagatatgcCATTGGAACGCGCAGTTGGAAGACTTCAATCTTCAGTCTGAAGACGTTGACGCAATCATTCCGGCCTATTTAAAACGGGATGACCACAGTATGatccccgaacgcgacacacttgcggGGACCACCTTGGGTTTCACATcttgcagtggcgaagtgtccacacaacctgattcctaccggcttcacttttaggtttatttacttttgtattagtttttcttttctGTTTAATGCAGGCAGGCAGCCaaggcattttttttgcctCAGGTTACCTTTTGGATAAATTTAGTCTACCACTGAGACCTTATTTAATTTTGcctaagtttttgttttctgttaaattggccgatacgtaactaaggcatttttatgcctcaggttaccttttgaaaaaatttaGTCTACCACTGAACCTTAGTTTATTtgccttagtttttgttttctgttaaattggcctaTACTAAGCCATTTTTGCTCGGATTACCTTATGAAAAAATTTAGTCTACTACTGAACCTTAGTTAATTTGCCTTagtatttgttttctgttaaattggcctaTACTAAGCCATTTTTGCtcggattaccttttgaaaaaaatttgTCTACCACTGAGCCttagttaatttgttttagtttttgttttttgttaagttGGCCGATACTAAGGCATGTTTTGCctcaggttaccttttgaaaaaattcaCTCTACTACTTATTAGGGTCGCTATTCAGCCGTATGCAAATATATTCTCactaaaagttattaataaggATTGTTTTAGACGATTCCAGCCCCTTAATGATGCAATTATAGTCAGTCTGGAAATAATAAGCCGGCGGCCGGTCTAAGTGCATTCTCGTGTATGAACTGAGGCGTCAAAACTtctacagacagacagacggattAGTATATAGTATTTAATGACATTCTATGTAGAGCGAGGTCTA includes:
- the LOC119192363 gene encoding LOW QUALITY PROTEIN: neuronal acetylcholine receptor subunit beta-3-like (The sequence of the model RefSeq protein was modified relative to this genomic sequence to represent the inferred CDS: deleted 2 bases in 1 codon), which encodes KDLKLKPELSNIPCDRNGVEVKLRLNLKWFNYDSNQGAFAIYSWVMLTWNNNKITWNPADYNGLNETLILNSDMWYPEIKLMNSIDSEQSVHFFFEQCAIRSSGEIFCIYKMVDSAICNSDLTKWPYDTQSCSVKFGVWKNKNNTVRLKTAGRAVRMIGADYGMEWDIIDYKQGESGRETQLTMTFVIERHAETVAATLIYPSIALSTLSIVSFTLDVRRMTRFGLVCFNIANHFSFLTELQENMPGHSFTRLREVPPLWVSFVNDIVYKGRGKMLVWPKWESEVGANEFAEQWTNFANIINSVFFIVTVIVYVCLYFVYMPQPTPLNY